Proteins from a genomic interval of Methanofollis formosanus:
- a CDS encoding preprotein translocase subunit Sec61beta — protein sequence MAKKSGGRLVSSAGLVNYYDSESRRAFHINPMYVIAVAAAVGVFILLLDFFY from the coding sequence ATGGCGAAGAAAAGTGGCGGACGGCTGGTGTCGTCTGCGGGTCTTGTAAACTATTATGACAGCGAGAGCCGGCGGGCGTTCCATATCAACCCGATGTACGTGATCGCTGTCGCTGCGGCGGTGGGCGTCTTTATTCTCCTGCTGGACTTCTTCTACTGA
- a CDS encoding amidohydrolase family protein: protein MPEQVYQGTVLVGEYLEAVTGTVVVEGGIVTAIEEGPVPTGHWIAPAFFNAHTHLGDTVAMDCATCGDLSDLVKPPHGLKHRILRATPRDRLVAGMQASLDAMAATGTAGFADFREGGPEGVLALREALEGSPLHSLILGRDGGEGPGDGVGISSVRDVADAEEQVTRARAAGKAVAFHAGEKNPDDIDGALAYDPDLLVHCTHATDRHLRAIADAGIPIAVCIRSNWVLGVTRGADHPPVKKMLEAGCTPLLGTDNVMFVQPDILREMAFVETVTRLPPAEVLRAAVRGAGLAGRTYFIEEGEKANFIVIDALRSNLRFSSDPVASIVRRADRGDLLETVINP, encoded by the coding sequence ATGCCCGAACAGGTGTATCAGGGCACCGTTCTCGTCGGGGAGTACCTCGAGGCGGTGACCGGTACGGTCGTCGTCGAAGGGGGCATCGTCACCGCGATCGAAGAAGGCCCGGTCCCCACCGGCCACTGGATCGCGCCGGCCTTCTTCAATGCCCACACCCACCTCGGCGACACCGTCGCGATGGACTGCGCCACCTGCGGCGACCTCTCCGACCTGGTCAAGCCCCCGCACGGGCTCAAACACCGGATCCTCAGGGCGACCCCGCGGGACCGGCTCGTCGCCGGTATGCAGGCCAGCCTCGACGCGATGGCGGCCACCGGCACGGCAGGGTTCGCCGACTTCAGGGAAGGCGGACCCGAAGGAGTGCTCGCCCTCAGGGAAGCGCTCGAAGGATCGCCCCTCCACTCGCTCATCCTCGGGCGGGACGGCGGCGAAGGCCCCGGCGACGGCGTCGGGATCAGCAGCGTCAGAGACGTCGCCGACGCCGAGGAGCAGGTCACCAGAGCGCGGGCCGCCGGCAAGGCCGTCGCCTTCCATGCCGGGGAGAAGAACCCGGACGACATCGACGGCGCCCTCGCCTACGACCCCGACCTCCTGGTCCACTGCACCCACGCCACCGACCGGCACCTGCGGGCCATCGCCGACGCCGGCATCCCCATCGCCGTCTGCATCCGCTCCAACTGGGTCCTGGGCGTGACCCGCGGCGCCGACCACCCGCCGGTGAAAAAGATGCTTGAGGCCGGGTGCACGCCCCTCCTCGGCACCGACAACGTCATGTTCGTCCAGCCCGACATATTGCGCGAGATGGCCTTTGTCGAGACCGTCACCAGACTCCCGCCTGCCGAGGTCTTGCGCGCCGCGGTCCGGGGTGCAGGCCTCGCGGGCAGGACGTACTTCATCGAAGAGGGAGAAAAAGCAAATTTCATCGTTATTGACGCTCTGAGATCAAATCTCAGGTTCAGCTCGGACCCGGTCGCCTCGATCGTCAGGCGGGCGGACCGGGGTGACCTCCTCGAAACCGTTATAAACCCATAA
- a CDS encoding universal stress protein — MFHTIVVAVDGSEISMKALETAMHEAEVWDADLHLVYVVETSMFSSIPMDNTWEIIYSLLETEGKEVFEKARARAEQEELSIETHLRDGHAGNEILTLADEVGADLIIIGSRGKSNIDRLLLGSVSEHVVRNSSCTTMVVR; from the coding sequence ATGTTCCACACAATTGTCGTCGCTGTCGACGGTTCAGAGATTAGCATGAAGGCCCTCGAGACCGCCATGCATGAAGCGGAGGTCTGGGACGCGGACCTCCATCTGGTCTACGTCGTCGAGACCAGCATGTTCTCCTCTATCCCTATGGACAATACCTGGGAGATCATCTACTCTCTCCTGGAGACCGAAGGGAAAGAAGTCTTTGAAAAAGCCAGAGCGCGCGCCGAACAGGAGGAACTCTCCATCGAGACCCACCTGAGAGACGGCCACGCCGGAAACGAGATCCTCACCCTGGCCGACGAGGTCGGGGCCGATCTGATCATCATCGGTTCTCGCGGCAAGAGCAACATCGACCGCCTTCTCCTCGGCAGTGTCTCCGAGCACGTGGTCAGAAACAGCAGCTGCACGACCATGGTGGTGAGATAA
- a CDS encoding CBS domain-containing protein: MYVRDYMTKDVVSVEIPSNRDDILKILKRTGISGVPVTEKGKVVGVVTRKDLLRKSEETQVALLMTPNPVMISVDATLTEAATVMTRYRFRRLPVIDENECLVGLISAADLVAAIAQLRIKDEISECYTSSTFALWEETPLPLVGRIMEISDVEAVPIMDDKGRVSGIIAERDLIRSSHIEDSVEVSDFSNGTDDDEWTWESIRDMHVISYGVSKVRLPDKPVSASMITNVITVPKNAGVSECALLMKRSRLDQLPVVNGDKKLIAMLFDRELIKVLCAGAGEAPDQ; the protein is encoded by the coding sequence ATGTACGTCAGAGATTATATGACAAAAGACGTTGTCTCGGTTGAAATCCCCAGCAACCGTGACGACATCCTCAAGATCCTCAAGCGGACCGGGATCAGCGGCGTCCCGGTTACCGAGAAGGGAAAAGTCGTCGGCGTGGTGACCAGAAAAGATCTCCTCCGCAAGTCGGAGGAGACCCAGGTCGCCCTCCTGATGACTCCCAACCCGGTGATGATCTCCGTCGATGCCACGCTGACCGAAGCGGCCACCGTGATGACCAGATACCGGTTCCGCAGACTGCCGGTCATCGACGAGAACGAGTGCCTTGTCGGACTCATCTCGGCCGCAGACCTTGTGGCGGCGATCGCTCAACTCAGGATCAAGGACGAGATCTCAGAGTGCTACACCAGCAGCACCTTTGCCCTCTGGGAAGAGACACCGCTCCCGCTCGTTGGACGGATCATGGAGATCTCCGACGTCGAGGCCGTGCCGATCATGGACGACAAGGGCCGGGTCTCAGGGATCATCGCTGAACGCGACCTGATCCGCAGTTCTCACATCGAGGACTCGGTCGAGGTCTCCGACTTCTCGAATGGGACCGACGACGACGAATGGACCTGGGAGAGTATCAGGGACATGCACGTGATCAGCTACGGCGTCTCCAAGGTGAGGCTCCCCGACAAACCGGTGAGTGCATCGATGATCACAAACGTCATCACCGTCCCGAAAAATGCCGGTGTGAGCGAGTGCGCCCTCCTGATGAAGCGCTCGCGCCTCGACCAGTTGCCGGTGGTCAACGGCGACAAAAAACTCATTGCCATGCTCTTTGACCGGGAGCTTATCAAGGTGCTTTGTGCCGGGGCCGGAGAGGCCCCGGATCAATAA
- the psmB gene encoding archaeal proteasome endopeptidase complex subunit beta, with protein sequence MPEIHQEILKGTTTVGLVFDGGIVLATERRATMGNLIASKKAKKVYQIADRIGMTTAGGVGDAQSLARLMQVECNLYKVRHGKTISVGAAATLLSNYLQQNRYYPYYVQLLVGGVDRKGASVYSVDAMGGASLEDEIVATGSGSPMAYGVLEDRYHPDLKEAEAAELATRALKAAMRRDSASGEDISVVVITGEKYEEKTVEVTKKKYPELTP encoded by the coding sequence ATGCCTGAAATTCATCAGGAAATACTCAAAGGGACCACAACTGTGGGTTTAGTCTTTGATGGGGGCATCGTCCTCGCCACCGAACGGCGTGCGACGATGGGCAATCTCATCGCAAGCAAGAAGGCAAAGAAGGTCTACCAGATCGCAGACCGAATAGGAATGACCACGGCCGGCGGCGTCGGCGACGCTCAGTCGCTCGCCAGGCTGATGCAGGTGGAGTGCAACCTCTACAAGGTCCGCCACGGCAAGACCATCTCGGTCGGGGCCGCTGCAACACTCCTCTCCAACTATCTCCAGCAGAACCGGTATTACCCCTACTATGTCCAGCTCCTGGTCGGCGGCGTCGACCGGAAGGGCGCGAGCGTCTACTCGGTCGACGCCATGGGCGGGGCCTCGCTGGAAGACGAGATCGTCGCCACCGGGTCGGGTTCGCCGATGGCCTACGGTGTCCTCGAAGACCGGTACCACCCTGACCTGAAGGAGGCCGAAGCGGCCGAACTCGCCACCCGGGCACTCAAAGCCGCGATGCGTCGTGACTCGGCGTCAGGCGAGGATATCAGCGTCGTCGTCATTACCGGGGAGAAATACGAGGAGAAAACCGTCGAGGTCACGAAGAAAAAATACCCTGAACTGACCCCATAA
- a CDS encoding beta-CASP ribonuclease aCPSF1, translating into MLIEDRLKELRDKINAKVPAGITISQVEFEGPELVIYTDEPKKFADQEDLIKVLARDLRKRIVVRPTILEDPETAVTKINAVVPENAGISDIFFDPDTGEVLIEAEKPGVVIGKNGATLREITKNTCWTPKVVRTPPIESSTVKQVRQYLRSIKDERKAFLRTIGRRIHRDVIAKDHWVRVTTLGCCREVGRAAFLLTTPESKILIDCGEKPGSATSTPYLYVPEISPLSSVDAVVLTHAHLDHCALVPLLFKYGYDGPVYSTPPTRDLAALLQLDYLDVVKKDAGRQPYTSNEVKEYLKHSITLNYGSVTDIAPDIKLTFHNAGHILGSAVAHFHVGDGLYNIAFTGDFNYQKTRLFSPAVSSFPRLEAVFMESTYGGSRDLQPPREEAENKLYEVVNRTIEREGKVIIPAFAVGRSQEVMLALEEGMRKEKIPKVKVYLDGMIKEATAIHTTYPEYLNTDLRNQIFRDGLNPFLAECFVQVDSSELREKVIGGEPCVIVTTSGMLSGGPVMEYLYALAPDERNTLIFVGYQADGTFGRRLQKGWREIPMGNRETLVVKLDIETVDGFSGHSDRKQLMNFVHHLQPRPEKIFTIHGDEGSTIDLASSIYKRYRIETRSPMNLETYRMV; encoded by the coding sequence ATGCTCATAGAGGACAGACTCAAAGAACTCAGGGACAAGATCAACGCCAAGGTTCCGGCCGGGATAACCATCTCCCAGGTCGAGTTTGAAGGCCCTGAGCTGGTCATCTACACCGACGAACCCAAGAAGTTCGCCGACCAGGAAGACCTGATCAAGGTGCTTGCCAGGGACCTGCGTAAGCGTATCGTTGTTCGACCCACCATCCTCGAAGATCCGGAGACCGCCGTCACCAAGATCAACGCGGTCGTCCCTGAGAACGCAGGCATATCAGACATTTTTTTCGACCCTGATACCGGCGAGGTGCTTATCGAGGCCGAGAAGCCGGGCGTCGTCATCGGCAAGAACGGGGCGACCCTGCGTGAGATCACCAAGAATACCTGCTGGACGCCCAAGGTGGTGCGGACCCCGCCGATCGAGAGTTCGACGGTCAAGCAGGTGCGGCAATACCTCCGCTCCATCAAAGACGAGCGCAAGGCATTCTTGCGCACCATCGGTCGGCGGATCCACCGGGACGTCATCGCCAAGGACCACTGGGTGAGGGTCACGACCCTGGGGTGCTGCAGAGAGGTCGGACGCGCGGCGTTCCTTCTCACCACCCCGGAGAGCAAGATCCTCATCGACTGCGGAGAAAAGCCGGGGAGCGCCACGAGCACGCCGTACCTGTACGTGCCCGAGATCTCCCCGCTCTCGTCGGTCGATGCGGTGGTGCTCACCCACGCCCACCTGGACCACTGTGCCCTGGTCCCGCTCCTCTTCAAGTACGGCTACGACGGGCCTGTCTACTCGACGCCGCCGACGCGTGACCTCGCGGCCCTTCTCCAGCTCGATTACCTGGACGTGGTCAAGAAGGACGCCGGCAGGCAGCCCTATACCTCCAACGAGGTGAAGGAATACCTCAAGCACTCGATCACCCTCAACTACGGGTCGGTCACCGATATCGCGCCCGACATCAAACTCACGTTCCACAATGCCGGGCACATCCTTGGGTCGGCCGTCGCACATTTCCATGTCGGTGACGGGCTCTACAACATCGCTTTCACCGGCGACTTCAACTACCAGAAGACCCGCCTCTTCTCCCCGGCGGTCTCGAGTTTCCCCCGCCTCGAGGCCGTGTTCATGGAGAGCACCTACGGCGGGTCGAGGGACCTGCAGCCGCCGCGCGAGGAGGCCGAGAACAAACTCTACGAGGTCGTGAACCGGACGATCGAACGGGAAGGCAAGGTCATCATCCCTGCCTTCGCGGTCGGACGGTCGCAGGAGGTCATGCTCGCCCTCGAAGAGGGTATGAGGAAGGAGAAGATCCCGAAGGTCAAGGTCTACCTGGACGGGATGATCAAGGAAGCGACGGCCATCCACACCACCTACCCGGAGTATCTCAACACCGACCTGCGCAACCAGATCTTCAGGGACGGGCTCAACCCCTTCCTGGCCGAGTGCTTTGTCCAGGTCGACTCTTCCGAGCTGCGGGAGAAGGTCATCGGCGGCGAACCGTGCGTCATCGTCACCACGAGCGGCATGCTCAGCGGCGGGCCGGTCATGGAGTATCTCTACGCCCTGGCCCCGGACGAGAGGAACACGCTCATCTTCGTCGGTTACCAGGCCGACGGAACCTTCGGGCGCAGGCTGCAGAAGGGCTGGCGCGAGATCCCGATGGGCAACCGCGAGACGCTGGTCGTCAAACTGGATATCGAGACGGTCGACGGGTTCTCGGGCCACTCAGACCGCAAGCAGTTGATGAACTTCGTCCATCACCTCCAGCCGCGGCCCGAGAAGATCTTCACCATCCACGGCGACGAGGGGAGCACCATCGACCTGGCCAGTTCGATCTACAAGCGGTACCGGATCGAGACGCGCTCGCCGATGAACCTCGAGACCTATCGCATGGTATAG